A genomic window from Elaeis guineensis isolate ETL-2024a chromosome 3, EG11, whole genome shotgun sequence includes:
- the LOC114913991 gene encoding pentatricopeptide repeat-containing protein At5g08510-like: protein MIGVGRPIHGGKPKSCLSQSHMVEASLRLTARSLVRLIKSVNPATHSATREAQQLHSVISKAGFISNEFISSALISLYSGVGCIGSARQLFDEIPHPGLVSSTAMVRAYSIMSYPMEALDLFRHMISASIMPDPVALATSISACRQLGHSGLAKMIHGFALCCGIQIDAFVSIELLRIYADHGELELARKLFDEMPTRTLVAWNAIIHQYVKHDLIDVARQLFLEMPNRDVVSWNTLISGYSQAGHCREALVLFCDMELSSVRPNKLTLCTILAACASLGALETGMWLHAYLERNNMNFDGCLDHCLIDMYAKCGSIEKAIQVFEKIPIRRDLYSWTSVICGLALHGRADHALRLFSRMQEVGVQPDDVTLVGVLNACAHGGLVDEGCKHFHSMEEVYGLKLKIEHYGCMIDLLVRVGRLKEAFDIIVGMPMEPNVVVWGTLLSGCRVHNNVKLGEIAAMKLFVLDPCDPWVRVMLSNMYAEAHDWGGVMRLRKEMKGGEMRKAPGCSSIEMSGEVHEFLAGGNLHPQHAEIYTMLENIEAQMQIR, encoded by the coding sequence ATGATTGGCGTTGGTAGGCCTATACACGGAGGAAAACCAAAATCATGTTTATCTCAGTCGCATATGGTCGAAGCTTCGCTCCGCCTCACCGCTCGATCTCTCGTTCGACTCATCAAATCGGTCAACCCCGCCACCCATTCCGCTACCCGCGAAGCCCAGCAGCTCCACTCCGTCATCTCCAAAGCCGGCTTCATCTCCAACGAGTTCATCTCCAGTGCCCTTATATCCCTCTATTCTGGCGTTGGGTGTATCGGCAGTGCCCGCCAACTGTTTGATGAAATCCCCCATCCAGGGCTGGTGTCCTCGACCGCCATGGTTCGGGCCTATTCCATCATGAGCTACCCCATGGAAGCATTGGATCTTTTCCGGCATATGATATCTGCCAGCATTATGCCGGATCCTGTGGCTCTGGCGACTTCCATTTCAGCATGCCGTCAATTGGGCCATTCAGGCCTGGCGAAGATGATTCATGGGTTCGCTTTGTGTTGTGGGATTCAGATTGATGCATTCGTTAGCATTGAATTGTTAAGAATTTACGCGGATCACGGTGAATTAGAACTTGCACGCAAGTTGTTTGATGAGATGCCTACAAGAACTCTTGTTGCATGGAATGCTATCATTCATCAGTATGTGAAGCATGATTTGATTGATGTTGCACGTCAGTTGTTCTTGGAGATGCCAAATAGGGATGTCGTTTCATGGAACACTTTGATATCTGGGTATTCTCAAGCAGGGCATTGTCGAGAGGCCCTGGTGTTGTTTTGTGACATGGAGTTGTCTTCTGTGAGGCCTAACAAGCTAACACTATGCACCATTCTAGCTGCTTGTGCTAGCCTGGGTGCTTTGGAGACTGGGATGTGGTTACATGCTTACCTTGAGAGAAACAATATGAACTTTGATGGGTGCTTGGATCATTGCCTGATCGATATGTATGCTAAATGTGGAAGCATTGAGAAGGCAATTCAAGTGTTTGAGAAGATCCCGATAAGAAGGGACTTGTACTCATGGACTTCAGTGATATGTGGGCTGGCACTGCATGGGCGAGCCGACCATGCCCTTCGCCTCTTCTCTCGCATGCAAGAAGTGGGAGTCCAACCAGATGATGTTactttggttggagttttaaatGCTTGCGCCCATGGAGGACTTGTAGATGAAGGTTGTAAACATTTCCATTCAATGGAGGAAGTCTATGGTCTCAAACTCAAAATCGAGCACTATGGATGTATGATCGATCTTTTAGTCCGTGTGGGTCGATTAAAAGAAGCATTTGATATCATTGTTGGAATGCCAATGGAGCCTAATGTAGTTGTGTGGGGTACATTGCTGAGTGGTTGCAGGGTGCATAATAATGTGAAGCTAGGTGAAATTGCAGCCATGAAATTGTTCGTGTTGGATCCATGTGATCCATGGGTTCGAGTGATGCTGTCTAATATGTATGCAGAAGCTCATGATTGGGGTGGAGTCATGAGGCTCAGGAAGGAGATGAAGGGGGGTGAGATGAGGAAAGCACCAGGGTGCAGTTCAATTGAAATGAGTGGTGAAGTTCATGAGTTTCTTGCAGGAGGCAATCTGCATCCTCAGCATGCAGAGATTTACACAATGTTAGAGAATATTGAAGCTCAAATGCAGATACGGTGA